The DNA segment AAGGTGGACGAGCATCACGTAAGGCAGGCCCAAGAAAAGATAGAGAAGGACACGAGCTATGAAATCTTGAAAAACGCAACAACGCACACCAAGTATGTAGTCGTTGCAATCACAAAGTCAAAGAACGGAAACACGGGCGACGTTTATGAGATCTATTCTTCAATCTGCAGGCAGGTGGAGCAGGAGCCGCTGACGCAGCGCCGGCTTACGCAAATAATAAGCGAGCTTGACCAGCTCGGGCTTGTGGCGACAGACATTGTTAGCCAGGGCAGGTACGGCCGGTCGCAAAAGATCAAGGTGACGATACCGCTTTCGACAATACGCGAAGCGATAGCGGACGATGCCGCGCTCCTGTCAATCTTGAATTCGGATTCAAAAAACAGCTAGGACCGCTTTTCCGGCTTTGACCATTTCCTCATCCACTCCAGCAATCCTACAAGAGACTCTACCAGTTCCTGGCCCTTGGGAGTAAGGTTATACTCCACGCGCGGTGGAATCTCGCTGTAAGCCTTTCTTTCAAGAACACCGCCCCTTTCAAGTTCCTTGAGCCTTACGGCAAGCGTCTTGCTGCTAATGCCCCTCAGTGCCTGCCGAAACTGCTTGTACCTGACGGGATGCGTGGTACAGCACAGAGGAATGAGTATCTCTAGAGTTCCGCGGCTTGTCATTAATTTTCTCAGCCGCGCGGTTTCACTCATAAGCGCGGCAGGGCTGTAACCCTCAAAGTCGCATCCCTGGTGCATTGGCAGTCCGTCTTTCTTGGTTTCCATAACTACACCAACTGTAGGCGAGTCGCCCTGACAACTTAAATAGTTTCCCTAGTAAACTGCTTTGTGGAAGAGTCAATCAAAAGCGAGGTAAAGAAGCATTATGCCAGGATCGCTTTAACAGGCAATTCCGATTGTTGCTGCATGCCCTGTGACTGTGACCCGTCCACCTCGGTGATGGGTGCTGCCGAAAAGATCGGCTACGATTCCGCCGATTTAAAATCGATACCCGAGGGCTCGGTACTTGGCGTTGGATGCGGAGCGCCTCTGAAATTTGCAGAGATTGAGAAAGGCGAGACAGTCGTTGACCTGGGCTCCGGTGCAGGGATCGATGTTTTCTTGTCGGCAAACGAGGTGGGAGAAAATGGAAAGGTAATTGGAATAGACATGACTGAGGAAATGCTTGATAGGGCCAGAAGGAACGCGCTGGAGAACAATTATTCAAACGTGGAATTTAGAAAAGGGGAAATAGAGTCTGACATCCCGGTTGAAAGCAGCACGGTCGATCTGGTTATCAGCAACTGTGTTATCAACCTGACAACCGACAAGGCTGCA comes from the Nitrososphaera sp. genome and includes:
- a CDS encoding helix-turn-helix domain-containing protein, which produces METKKDGLPMHQGCDFEGYSPAALMSETARLRKLMTSRGTLEILIPLCCTTHPVRYKQFRQALRGISSKTLAVRLKELERGGVLERKAYSEIPPRVEYNLTPKGQELVESLVGLLEWMRKWSKPEKRS
- the arsM gene encoding arsenite methyltransferase, whose product is MEESIKSEVKKHYARIALTGNSDCCCMPCDCDPSTSVMGAAEKIGYDSADLKSIPEGSVLGVGCGAPLKFAEIEKGETVVDLGSGAGIDVFLSANEVGENGKVIGIDMTEEMLDRARRNALENNYSNVEFRKGEIESDIPVESSTVDLVISNCVINLTTDKAAAFKHVHRILKPGGRMIISDLVTDREVSSASVSESRWCGCIDGALTRENYLESIRKAGFGIVEVLEERPYVSEQSDGRNMTSVIVKAVKS